In Aegilops tauschii subsp. strangulata cultivar AL8/78 chromosome 3, Aet v6.0, whole genome shotgun sequence, one genomic interval encodes:
- the LOC109743897 gene encoding uncharacterized protein: protein MDPETEHAGTAEPGAAAWCARAVCGTEYSWCRAVPGGTGTTLLALRLTRGGGAAAQAAVRSLQSAHPVLRAHIRAASTSSPTLAFPSPAPELALAPQPSALAFDSLLERELNSNPWASEPGPDGAPVLFAALYELPPPAGGAALFVRIHTAACDRAASAALLRELLAHLGGAGDPEEEEAAAVEAGLEDRIPQKDAWKPFWARGVDMVGYSINGLRTSTLPFEETGTARSTQMVRLGFGREETTRLLDACKENGVKLCSAMAGATLLAARQSKKLESGQQETYSVATLINCRQFLEPALDDHNVGFFYSAITNTHKIHGEEGLWALAKRCHDSYITAKNSKKHLTDTADLNFLMCRAIENPQLTTASALRTALVSVFEEPATYDDLSDLQSKAGVEEYVGCATVHGIGPSIGVFDSVRDGQLDCACMYPSPLHSRKQIQEMFDKVKRILGEGCNAGDEKL, encoded by the exons ATGGATCCCGAGACGGAGCACGCGGGCACGGCCGAGCCCGGCGCGGCGGCGTGGTGCGCCCGCGCGGTGTGCGGCACAGAGTACAGCTGGTGCCGCGCCGTGCCGGGCGGCACCGGCACCACGCTCCTCGCGCTCCGCCTCactcgcggcggcggcgcggcggcccaGGCGGCCGTCCGCTCCCTCCAGAGCGCGCACCCCGTCCTCCGCGCCCACATCCGCGCGGCCTCCACCTCCAGCCCCAccctcgccttcccctcaccCGCCCCGGAGCTCGCCCTCGCGCCCCAGCCGTCCGCGCTCGCCTTCGACTCCCTCCTCGAGCGCGAGCTCAACAGCAACCCATGGGCGTCCGAGCCCGGGCCCGACGGGGCCCCGGTGCTCTTCGCCGCGCTCTACGAGCTGCCGCCgcccgcgggcggcgcggcgctgTTCGTCCGGATCCACACGGCCGCGTGCGACCGCGCGGCGTCGGCGGCGCTGCTGAGGGAGCTCCTGGCGCATCTGGGCGGCGCGGGCGacccggaggaggaggaggcggcggcggtggaggcggggcTGGAGGACCGGATACCGCAGAAGGACGCGTGGAAGCCGTTCTGGGCGCGTGGGGTGGACATGGTGGGCTACTCCATCAACGGGCTGCGCACGTCGACGCTGCCGTTCGAGGAGACTGGCACGGCGAGGTCGACGCAGATGGTGCGCCTCGGGTTCGGCCGCGAGGAGACGACGCGCCTGCTCGAT GCGTGCAAGGAGAACGGGGTGAAGCTTTGTTCGGCCATGGCTGGCGCGACGCTGCTAGCTGCACGGCAGTCGAAGAAGCTAGAGAGTGGCCAGCAGGAGACGTACTCAGTGGCTACCCTGATCAACTGCCGCCAGTTTCTTGAGCCAGCTTTGGACGATCACAACGTTG GGTTCTTCTACTCTGCCATCACCAACACCCACAAGATACACGGGGAGGAGGGGCTATGGGCGCTGGCCAAGAGGTGCCACGATTCCTACATCACCGCCAAGAACAGCAAGAAGCACCTCACCGACACCGCCGACCTCAACTTCCTCATGTGCCGGGCCATCGAGAACCCGCAGCTGACCACGGCCTCCGCTCTCCGGACGGCGCTCGTCTCCGTGTTCGAGGAGCCGGCCACCTACGACGACCTGTCCGACCTGCAGAGCAAGGCCGGCGTGGAGGAGTACGTCGGCTGCGCCACCGTGCACGGCATCGGCCCGTCGATCGGCGTGTTCGACTCTGTCAGGGACGGGCAGCTGGACTGCGCGTGCATGTACCCTTCTCCTCTGCATTCCAGGAAGCAGATCCAGGAGATGTTCGACAAGGTGAAGCGGATTTTGGGCGAAGGGTGCAACGCGGGCGATGAGAAACTATGA